The following is a genomic window from Solidesulfovibrio sp..
CTTTCCTCCTTTTCCCGTCAGCGGACGTCGGCCTCGCGCAGGATGCCGGCCACGATCATGTCGATGACCCGGTCCACGCGGTGGCGGTCCTCGTCGTCGTACAGGTTGAGCCCGCCGAACACCCCGCTTTGGCGGGAGCGGACCGTGAGGAACATGGCCGCGCCGCCAAGCACGGCCACCACGGCCGTGAGGTCCAGGGAATCGGGCACCTCGCCGGTGACGGACTCGAAAAACTCCAGGGCGCAACGCACCCGGGGATATTCCAACAGCCGCGTGTAGCGGTTTCGCGACATCAGTTCCCAGGCCAGGATGTCCAGGGTGCGCGGCCGGGCCAGCAGCCCCCGGATGGTGGCCTTGAAGAAATGGGACAGCTGCAGGCGCGGCGGCAGGCTGGCGAACCGCTCGGCCAGCTCGGCGCGCAGTTCGGATACCGGCGGCCAGAAGGCGGCGGACTGGCCGAAAGCCGTGACCATGTCGTCGAGATCCTGGAAATGGCGCAGCAGCACGGCCCGCTCCAGCCCCGCCGCCCTGGCCGCGGTCTCCAGGGACAGCCCGTCGAAACCCTGCCGGGCGAGCAGATCGCCCAGGGATTCGAGGAGCCGCTCGCGCACGGTGCGCGGCTGGCCGATGGGAATGATCTTGACCCCGGACATGGGGCGCCCTCAGGCCCGCCGGGCCCGCAGGAAGGCGTCCACGGTCACGGCCAGGGCCAGGGCCAGGATGGAGCCGTCGCGCACGAAGGTCCTGGCGGAGATGGCGTCGTCGGCCTTGGTGGTGAAGCAGCCGCATTGCGTGCTGATGCCCTTGTGCCAGGCCCAGGCCATGGCCGAAAGGAACACCGCCATCATGAGCGTGGCCGAAAGGCCGGCCCCGCGCGAAAAAAGCCCCACCAGCAGGCACATGCCCACCACCACCTCGATCCAGGGCAACACCAGGGCCACGCCGCCCACAAGCATCTCCGGCAACAGCTGGTAGTTGCGGATGATCTTGGCGAACGCCAGCGGATCGGCGATCTTGTCCCAGGCCGCGACCAGGAAGAGCACGCCCAGGGCGGCGCGCAACAGGAAAAAAACCAGCCTCATAGCCCGCCCTCCGAGGCGCCGCCGGCCGCCAGCCAGCCGTCGAAACCGTCCGTGACCACCGTGACGTACGCGAACCCGGCCGTGCGCAGGGCCTCGGCCAGTTCCTTGCTCTTGTCGCACAGCACGTTGCCGCAATACACCATGAGCCTGTCGTCGGAGGAAAGCTTCAAGGCCTTGGCCGCCGCGTCGAGGTCGTCGTACATGGCCTCCTGGGGCAGGCTTTTGGCGCCGGGCACATGGCCCATGGCGAATTCCTCGGGGGTGCGCGCGTCGACGAAGACCACGCCCGGCTTGCCGAGCATGATCCGGGCGGCGTGGGCGTCCACGGTTTCCAGGCCCCTCCTGAGCGCCTCGCGGCGGTCCAGGGCGGCGAAATCGATCACCCAGGGCAGGGGCTCCTCCCGGGCCATGTTCATGGCCACGGCCAGCCCCACCCCCAACACGAGGATCAGCATCAGTTCCAGCCACACCGGGGTCAGCCGCCGCGCCTGCGCCATACGCTCCCGCCTTGACAAGATTTCCCCGCCACGCGCATATGCTGCGGGCAGGCTGGCCGATTCCTACCCTACCCGCCGGCCCTTGCGCAACCCGTAACCCCGGAGTGCCCATGTCTCGCCCAGCCGCCCCGGACCCCATCCAGAACGCCTCGGCCGATGCGGTGCGACAGCTCCTCGACACGTCCCGGCAAGACGAACTGACGCTGCTCGACGTGCGCCTGGAACCCGAATACGAGGAATTCCATCTGCCCGGCGCCAGGCTCATGCCCTTGCCGGATTTGCCCGACCACCTGGAGGCCCTCGACCGCGACCGGCCGGTGGTGGTCTATTGCCGCTCCGGCGGCCGTAGCGCCGCCGCGGCCAAGCTGTTGGCCGGGGCGGGCTTTCCCCGCGTCGTCAACATGCTCGGCGGGGTCATGGCCTGGCAGGGCGCGGCCGCCGTGGGCGCCCCGGACACCGGCATGACGCTGCTTCGCGGCGACGAGGCGCCCGAGGCCATCCTTCGCGCGGCGCTGGCCATGGAAGCGGCGCTGGGCGGCTTCTACCGGGCCCTGGCCGGGCAGGCGGCCGACGCCGACACCCGCGCCGCCTTCGAACGCCTGGCCGGCTTCGAGGAGCGCCACCTCCACTACGTCCACACCCTCTACCGCAAGGCCACGGGCGACGAAACGGAACTGGCCGCACTCCTGTCGGGCGCTTCCGGCGACCTGGAAGGCGGCCTGCCCGGCGCGCGCTTCCTCGAACAGCTCGGCGGCGCGCCGGCATCGGCCCGGGAAGCCCTGGAACTGGCCGCCTCGGTGGAGGCGCAGGCCCTGGACCTCTATGCCCGGCTGGCCCGAAAGGCCGACGCCCCGGAATCGGCCGCGCTCTACGCCACGCTCGCCCAGGAGGAAAAAGCCCACCTGCGTGCCGTGTCCAACCTCATGAAACAACTCGCCTAACCCAAGGAGTCCCCCCATGCAGCCCGTCAATTTCCTCATGAACCTCCTGTGGCTTCTCCTCGGCGGCTTCTGGATGGCCATCGGCTGGTACCTGGCCGGCGTGCTCATGGCCATCACCATCATCGGCATTCCCTGGACCCGGGCCTGCTTCGTGCTCGGCAACCTGTCGCTTTGGCCCTTCGGCAAGGAAGTCGTGGACCGCCGCCACGTCTCGGGCGAGGACATCGGCACCGGGGCGCTGGGGCTTGTCGGCAACATCATCTGGTTCGTCCTGGCCGGGGTCTGGCTGGCCATCGGCCATCTGCTGGCGGCCGTGGCCAACTTCCTCACCATCATCGGCATCCCCTTCGCCCTGCAGCACCTCAAACTGGCCGGCCTGGCCCTGGCCCCCATCGGCAAGACGGTCATCGACAAGCGGTACTGAGCCGGGGGCGCCATGCAATCGGCCTATCTGATCCTGGCCCTGGCCGCCGGCATGTTCATGCCCGTGCAGGCCGGCATCAACGCGAAGCTGGCCGGGGTGGTGGACGGCGCCATCGCGGCGGCCTTCGTGTCCTTTTTCGTGGGGACCCTGGCCCTGGGGCTGGTGCTGACCGCCCTGGGCCAGGGGGTGCCCCTGTCCCGGGCCGTGCCGGGCACACCGTGGTGGTACTGGGTCGGCGGTTCGCTGGGGGCGTTTTTCGTCACGGCCACGGTGATCCTGGCCCCGCGCATCGGCGCCGGGGCCATGATCGCCCTGACCCTGGCCGGCCAGATCGCCGCCTCCATGGCCCTGGACCACTTCGGCCTGCTGGGCTTTCCCCACATCCCCTTCGACGGCAAGCGCCTGGTGGGCAGCCTGTTGCTCGCGGCCGGGGTCTATCTCATCCGGTTCTAGGGGTGCCGCGGCGTCCCAGGAACAGGAAATACGTCCACAGCCCGCCGTAGGCCGGCCGGGTCTCGACGGCCGTCACGGCGAAGCGGCGGGTCAGCTCGGGCAGCAGCTGGTCGTCCAGGCGCACGTGGTTGACGCCCATCCAGGCCCGAAACCAGGCCCGGGGCGAATGGCGGAAATCGGCCACGGCGACGAGGCCCCCCGGGGCCAGGTGGCCGCGCGCCGCGTCGAGGGCCGCCTCGAAGCCGGGATTGAACATGGACAGGCTGTAGGAAAACACGATCAGGTCGGCCGAGGCCGGCTCGAAGCTCCCGGGCGCGTAGGCCTCGCACACGAGGTCCACCCGGCCGGCCTGCCCGGCCACGGCCCGCCTGGCCCGGTCGATCATCGGCCGGCACAGGTCGATGCCGGTCAGGCCGGCCCCGGGAAACACCCCGGCCAGACGGCGCAGGTTGCGCCCGGTGCCGCAGCCGACCTCGACCACGCGAAGGGCCGCGTCGTGGCGTGGCCCAAGCGCCTCGGCGGCCCGGCGCACGAGCCGGTCGCGGCCGAACAGGAAGCTCCAGCGCGTGGCGTCGTAGATGCGGGCATGCCACCGGTAATAACCGTGCAGGGCATCGGCGGGGCAGGCGTCCATCAGGCCACCACCGCCAGGTGCTGGCTGCCGTAGGTGCCGACCCGGTCGGCGGCCAGCAGCGGCTCGGTCAGTTCCGGGAAAAAGCGCAGCTTTTCGCGCGCCCGGCCGGGCACGAAGGAGACGTCCAGGCCGGCGGTGCGCAGGAGGATCCTGGCCCCGGGCGCGGCGGCGGCCAGGATACGGTCCCATTCCTCGGCCAGGGCGGCCGGGGCGTGGCTGGCCAGCCAGTCCTGGTGGTCGAGCAGCACGAAATGGCTGTACGGTCCGGGGTGTTTGGCCAGAAAGCCGCTCAGGGTGTCGGTATGGCGGGAAAGCCGGCCCAGGCGGTCGCGCAGGACCGGAAAGTTGGCTTCCTTGAGGTACTCGGGGCAGCACTGCCGCGTGTAGCGGCCGGTCAGGTAGACGCGCCAGAAATAGTTCTCGGCCAGGGGCGGGCCGGTGAAGACCTGCCGGACCTTGTCGCGCACATAGCCTTCCAGGCCCCCGGGATGGGACCGGCGAATGAGCGCGATCTGGGGCCGGGGCACGCCGAGCAGGGCCATGGTTTCGGGGCGCCCCACCAGCCAGCGGCTGAGGCGGTCCCAGAAGACCGGTTCGATCTCGCCAAAGACCCGGCGCTGCTCGTCGAGGTCGGTCGCGGCCAGCAATTCGGGGATCCGGCGCCGCAGGCCGGGCTTGACCGCGCTTATAAGCCGCGAGAAGGCGAAGGCCACCGCCCCGGACGCGCCGTGGTAGTAAAACGAGCGCGACAGGAAGCCGGCCTTGAAGTAGCCGATGTTGCGGTCCCAGAAATCCCGGGCATAGCCCGGCATCTTCCCCCGGATGCGGGCGTAGGTGGCGGCGCAGCCCGGGCCGCCGCCCTGGCCGAAAAAGGCGTAGAGCTC
Proteins encoded in this region:
- a CDS encoding BtaA family protein; its protein translation is MTKPLRSRLHDAFFRFVHGNRLIYNTCWEDPRLDRRLLGLGPDSRVVGITSAGDNALDYLLDGPAAIACVDVNFRQNALLELKRALFLAASFEELYAFFGQGGGPGCAATYARIRGKMPGYARDFWDRNIGYFKAGFLSRSFYYHGASGAVAFAFSRLISAVKPGLRRRIPELLAATDLDEQRRVFGEIEPVFWDRLSRWLVGRPETMALLGVPRPQIALIRRSHPGGLEGYVRDKVRQVFTGPPLAENYFWRVYLTGRYTRQCCPEYLKEANFPVLRDRLGRLSRHTDTLSGFLAKHPGPYSHFVLLDHQDWLASHAPAALAEEWDRILAAAAPGARILLRTAGLDVSFVPGRAREKLRFFPELTEPLLAADRVGTYGSQHLAVVA
- a CDS encoding YccF domain-containing protein, with amino-acid sequence MQPVNFLMNLLWLLLGGFWMAIGWYLAGVLMAITIIGIPWTRACFVLGNLSLWPFGKEVVDRRHVSGEDIGTGALGLVGNIIWFVLAGVWLAIGHLLAAVANFLTIIGIPFALQHLKLAGLALAPIGKTVIDKRY
- a CDS encoding rhodanese-like domain-containing protein, which gives rise to MAQARRLTPVWLELMLILVLGVGLAVAMNMAREEPLPWVIDFAALDRREALRRGLETVDAHAARIMLGKPGVVFVDARTPEEFAMGHVPGAKSLPQEAMYDDLDAAAKALKLSSDDRLMVYCGNVLCDKSKELAEALRTAGFAYVTVVTDGFDGWLAAGGASEGGL
- a CDS encoding TetR/AcrR family transcriptional regulator, coding for MSGVKIIPIGQPRTVRERLLESLGDLLARQGFDGLSLETAARAAGLERAVLLRHFQDLDDMVTAFGQSAAFWPPVSELRAELAERFASLPPRLQLSHFFKATIRGLLARPRTLDILAWELMSRNRYTRLLEYPRVRCALEFFESVTGEVPDSLDLTAVVAVLGGAAMFLTVRSRQSGVFGGLNLYDDEDRHRVDRVIDMIVAGILREADVR
- a CDS encoding class I SAM-dependent methyltransferase — encoded protein: MDACPADALHGYYRWHARIYDATRWSFLFGRDRLVRRAAEALGPRHDAALRVVEVGCGTGRNLRRLAGVFPGAGLTGIDLCRPMIDRARRAVAGQAGRVDLVCEAYAPGSFEPASADLIVFSYSLSMFNPGFEAALDAARGHLAPGGLVAVADFRHSPRAWFRAWMGVNHVRLDDQLLPELTRRFAVTAVETRPAYGGLWTYFLFLGRRGTPRTG
- a CDS encoding DMT family transporter, giving the protein MQSAYLILALAAGMFMPVQAGINAKLAGVVDGAIAAAFVSFFVGTLALGLVLTALGQGVPLSRAVPGTPWWYWVGGSLGAFFVTATVILAPRIGAGAMIALTLAGQIAASMALDHFGLLGFPHIPFDGKRLVGSLLLAAGVYLIRF
- a CDS encoding rhodanese-like domain-containing protein, which produces MSRPAAPDPIQNASADAVRQLLDTSRQDELTLLDVRLEPEYEEFHLPGARLMPLPDLPDHLEALDRDRPVVVYCRSGGRSAAAAKLLAGAGFPRVVNMLGGVMAWQGAAAVGAPDTGMTLLRGDEAPEAILRAALAMEAALGGFYRALAGQAADADTRAAFERLAGFEERHLHYVHTLYRKATGDETELAALLSGASGDLEGGLPGARFLEQLGGAPASAREALELAASVEAQALDLYARLARKADAPESAALYATLAQEEKAHLRAVSNLMKQLA
- a CDS encoding MauE/DoxX family redox-associated membrane protein; the encoded protein is MRLVFFLLRAALGVLFLVAAWDKIADPLAFAKIIRNYQLLPEMLVGGVALVLPWIEVVVGMCLLVGLFSRGAGLSATLMMAVFLSAMAWAWHKGISTQCGCFTTKADDAISARTFVRDGSILALALAVTVDAFLRARRA